The Sorangiineae bacterium MSr11954 DNA segment CAACTTGGGCGCCGCGCCATTGCTGGCGGTCACGCCGATAGCACCGGGGGCACCTGCAGCGCTTGCCGATACGGTTGCGCTGGCGTGCTTCGAGCTGCCGTTTTGCAGAGCGCCACGTTCGGGCTCGCCTCGCAGCTGCTCCCACTCTTCCGCGGTGAGGCTGCGGTTGCCCATGGAAAATGGGCTATCGTCCAGCTCCCAGGACGGCTTAATCAGCGCGGCGAGACGGTCGAGGTCCTCCGCGGAGGGCACGTTCGGATGGGGCCCTGCCGGCTTGGGGAGGGGCGGATCGGCCATGAGGAAGTAGCCTAACATTCGAGCCGGTATCGGACAAACGCAAGGGCGAGCCCAAGCAGGTGCGGGCCCGCGCAAAGGGTGCTCGACAAACTCGTGACGGCGCGGCGATCGCGAAAAATCCTCCGCGATCAGAACGGCGACGCTGCTTCAGCGTGGCGCAGCACCGCGGGCGGTACGGGCGAGCTCCGATCTTTTTGCCGTCGCGAAGCTCGGCAATCGTGGGTCGGACCTCGATGTCGGGCGCGATGCCCACGCCCTGAAACGGCGCGCCGTTCGGGTAGCCGGAGACGGAACTTTCTGCTCTAAAATTCCTTGCGCAAAACGTCGTCCCATTCGTCGGCGACTTTGCCGACGGTCTCCAGCAGATCCTCGAACTCCTCGTAGTCGAGCCCCGAGAGCCGCCGAAGGGCGCGGACGTACACCTCGTCTTTTTGGGCGTCGATGGCGAAGGCGGCGTCGCTGGTGGTGAGGAACGAGAGCTCCAAGAGCCGGCGGTAGAAGCGCTCCCTTTGCGTTTTGGGGACCGCCATTACCGGCGCGAGCAAGAGCAGAACGCCGTGATCGCCCAGCACGTTGATGCCGACGCTGGCCGATCCCTTGCGGACTTGGGTGTAGCCCGAATCGTCGAGCTCATCGAGGCTCGTGCCCGCGCGGCTGGCGAACTGCGTGAGGTACGCGTTGACCATGGTGCGCGCATCGGGGAACACCTGCCCGGTGGCGCGGTCGGCGTAGATGGGGGTATGGGGCGACAGGACGTCCGGCATGACGCGGAGCGTACTATTCTGCGCGCGCCTACGGAAGTCGGGACGAGGCCCGCGCGCGGCGGCGGCGGACTTCAACGCGGCGGCGGCGATTCCGGACGCCATGCGCCGCTTCGGAGCACGTAGCGGGATCGTCCGGGTATGCGCACCTCGCGGACCGAGTGCTCGGGATCGCCGGGGAGGGTGAGCGCGACGGTCTCACCCGAGACATCCGTGTGCCGGACGACCTCCGGACATAGAATGGCGAGCGACGCATGCTCGGCGGCCGCGAGCACCTGCTCCACCTTGGTCATCTCGGCGAGGAGCTCCAAGGTGCGGTGCGTGGGCGGCGCGAGCTCGATGCTGCCCGCCTCGAAGCGCGCGAGCACGTCCTTCGGCGTGGCCCAGAAGCTCGCGATCGTCTCGTGGCCGTCGTGCGCCCCTTCTTGCCCCGGCGCCGCGCGGGCCACGAAGAAGCGCGTATCGAATCGTTTGCTCTGGTTTCGCGGCGTGATCCAGCGGCTCCACGGGTGGAGCGTGTCCAGATCGAGGCGGAGCCCCGCCTCGGCCGCGAGCGCGCGAAACGCGGCTCCGGCTTCGATGCGGCCGCGGAGCGCGAGCAGCGCGGCATGATCGAACGCGCCCGCGGCGCGCGTGGCCGGGAGCAACGCGGCCTCCTCGAGCGCCTCGCGGCAGGCGGCGATGCCGAGCGCGCGCCATCCGTCTTCGTCGGCGCCGCCATCGTTGTCGCGACCCCCGGGCGGTAGGCGCGGATCCGTGCAGAGTGCACGCCAGGCCGGATCGCGATCCGCCTCGTCGACCTTGCCGCCGGGGAAGACCACCAGGCCGCCCATGAAGCGCGACTTCTGGCTCCGTTGAACGAAGAACGCCGAGAACGATCCCGCCTCGGGCTCGTCGCGAAGCGCAATCAATGTGGCTGCATCGACCGGTACCACCTCGGCTTGGCTCGGCTCGTTCGTTTCGGGCATGACGCTTCTTTTAGCCTAGCGCCCGGCCGCGGCCTACGCTCGGCGGGCTCGCCGCTGTTCTTCTTGGGCGCGCTCGAGCAGATGGCGCTCGGCGTCGGCGTGGTCCACGATCCACCAGGTGTCGTGTGCGGCAGAGGTCCCGACGCACTCCAAGACCACGGTCGCGGCCCGATCGGGCAGGATGGAGGCGTCGGCGCGGCCGGGGAGCTCCACCACCGCGCGCGGGACGTGCAAGCCCTCCAAGGTGCGAAGCAGATGGAGCACGGTCTCGCGAAAGCGCGCCTCTTCGAAGCCCTGGGGCGGGCGCGGTCCGAGACCGAAGACGAGCACCTTGTCGAAGGGTAAGCGCGGCCGGCCGGGCACACAGAGGACCTCGCCCGCCTCGCCCCGCAGGTAATCGGCGCGCTGCAGGGCGCTCAGTTTGCCGGCGAGCCGCCAATCGAGCAGACCGGCGAGGCCGCGCATGGGCACCTCGTCTTGCCAGATGGCGCACGCCACCACCTCGGCGTTGGCTTCATCGATGCGGCGAAGATCGTGCGGTAAGTAGCGTAAATCCATCCGATCCGTCGCTCCGTGAGCTCCTGGCGATTCGGTCTATCCCGTGCGCCCGCGCCGCATCAACGATCCGTGTCCTTGCGCCCGAGCTCCTCGGCGATGCGATCGAGCACGCCGTTCACGAACGAGCTCGACGACTCGCTCCCATACGCCTTGGCCAGCTCGACGGCCTCGTCGAGGATGACCGCGCGCGGGACGTCTTGCCGGTTCTCGAGCTCCCACGTTCCGGCGCGCAGGAGGTTGCGATCCACGCGGCCCATGCGCTCGAGGCGCCAGTGCTTGGAGGCGGACGCGATGCGCGCGTCGAGCGCTTCGGTCTTCTCGGCGACGCCGCGCACGATCTCTTCGGCGTAGGCGCGGCCTTCGGGCTCGCCCTCGAAGTTGCGCCAGTAGAGCGCGATGGCCTCCTCGGCCCCGGCCCCCGAGGCCTCGATTTGAAACAGCATTTGCAGCGCGGCCTCGCGGCCCGAGTGACGAGCTCCCATCACAACCCCGCTTCGTCGAGGGCGCGGCCGAGCGAGACCATTTCGATGGCCGAAACCGCCGCGTCCCAACCTTTGTTGCCCGCCTTCGTCCCCGCGCGCTCGATGGCTTGCTCGATGCTATCGGTGGTGAGAACGCCAAACGCCACCGGCACCCCGGTGCTGGCCGCCACGCTCCCAACCCCGTTGGACGCGGCCCCCGCCACATAGTCGAAGTGCGGCGTCGACCCGCGGATCACCGCCGAGAGCGCGATGATCGCGTCGAACCCGCGCTTCGCCGCGAGCCTGTGCACGATGGCCGGGATCTCCCACGCCCCCGGCACGCGCACCACCGTGACGTTCTTGGCGTCGCCGCCGTGGCGGACGATGGCGTCGAAGGCGCCGCGGATGAGCGGGTCGACGATGAAGTCGTTGAAGCGGCTGGCGACGATGGCGAATCGTGCGCCGCTGGGGACGACGAGGTTTCCGACGAACGTACGCGCGTCGTCCAACGTGGGCATCAGAGGAGTCTCCCGGAAGACGGCGGGGCCGGTACTTTGTTCATGGCTTTGAGGGGGATGCTTTCGACGACCTCGAGCCCGTAGCCGTGGATGCCCGCGATCTTACGGGGGTTGTTGGTCAGGAGCCTTATCTTGTGGAGGCCCAAGTCGAACAGGACTTGCGCGCCGAGGCCGAAGTCGCGCAGAGGGTCGTCTTTTTTCTCGTGGGGCGGCGCCGACAAGGCCTCGTGGAGCGCCAGCTCCAGCTCGACATTGCCTTTCGGCGGAAGATACACCACCACGCCGCGTCCTTCCGCTTCGATCATGCGAAACGCCTCCCGCAAATTGCGGGCACCCTCGCGGGGGGTGGAGGCGAAGGTGTCGGCAATGAGGGAGCCCGAGTGCATCCGGCAGAGAATGGCCTCTCCCGTCGCGACTTCGCCTTTGACGAGGGCGAGCAGCTGCCGGCCGTCGGTCGCCGATTCGTAGACGATGGCTCGCCAGGTGGAGCCCGTGGCGTCGAGCAGGATGCTCTTCTCGGTGAGGCGCCGAACGAGCCGCTCGGTCTGGAGCCGGTACTCGATCAAGTCGGCGATGGTGACGATGATGAGCCCATGCTTCTTGCCGAAGCGCTCGAGATCCGGCATGCGCGCCATCGTGCCGTCGTCGTTCATGATCTCGCAGATGACACCGGCCGGGTTCAGGCCTGCGAGCCGCGCCAGATCGACCGAGCCCTCCGTTTGACCCGTTCGCACGAGCACGCCGCCGGTGCGGGCCTTGAGCGGAAAGACGTGTCCGGGGGTGACCAGATCGTCGGGGCGGCAGTCCGGGCTGGCGGCCAGGCGGGTGGTGAAGGCGCGGTCGGCGGCGCTGATGCCGGTGGTCACGCCGTGTCGCGCTTCGACGCTCACGGTAAACGCCGTTCCGAGCGGCGGTGCACCGCGACCGGGCGCTTGCATCATGGGGAGCTCGAGGCGCTCGATTTGCTGCTCGGTCAAGGTCAGGCAGATGAGCCCCCGCCCGTGCGTGGCCATGAAGTTGATGGCCTCGGGGGTGACGAATTCGGCTGCCATGCACAAATCGCCTTCGTTTTCGCGGTCTTCGTCATCCGTGAGGATGACCATTTTGCCGGTGCGAATGGCGAAAATGGCCGCGTTGACGCGTTCGAGCAGCTTTGGATCGATATCGAGCATAGGGGACATGGACGTCTCAGGTGCCGCTTTTGGTAGACGCAGTGAGCGCGGCGTGCGAGTCGACCTCGCGCGCGCGCAGGATGTAGCGCGCCAGCACGTCGACTTCGAGATTGACCTTTCCTCCCGGGGAAAGAATTCCAAGGGAGGTCACCTTGGCGGTGTGGGGGATGATCATGACATCGAACCGGTCCGCGCCGACGCCGTTGACCGTGAGGCTCACGCCATTGACGCAAATGGAGCCTTTTTCCGCGATGAAGCGCGCGAGGTTCGCCGGGTAGCCGAACGTCAGCTTGGACATTTCGCCCACGGGCTCGCGTTCGAGCAGCACGCCGGTGCCATCGATGTGCCCCGTGACGATGTGCCCTCCCATGCGGCCTCCGAGGGGGGTGGCCCTCTCCAAGTTGATGGTGGCCGGCAGGGTGAGCTCGCCAAGGGTGGTGCGGGCCAACGTTTCCGACGAAGCATCGCAGACGAAACCCGAGCCGTCGGGCAAGATGGTCTGCACGGTGAGGCAACAGCCATCGATGCTGATGGACTCCCCGAGCACGAGCGGTTCGCCGATGTCGCCGACCTTGATTTCCAAACGCGCATCGGGGCCGACGCGATCGCGCCGCGTAAGCTGTCCAGTGGCTTCGACCAGTCCGGTAAACATGGGTGAGATTCGCCTTTCTAAGGTAGCCGTTCAACCTCTAGGGGAAAAGGCCGTAGAGTAAAGGAAGCATGATGCGCCCCGTTCGGTTGGCTCTGCTCGCTGGAATTGCGCCGTTCGTTCTTCTCGTTCTTCCACTCGCTTCCATGACCGCCTGCGGGCCCAGCTTTCAAGCGATCTACGAAGGCGACGCGCGCTTCGAGCACTGTTACGCGCTCGAGGAGAACCCCAACGTTGCCATGCAACAGAAAGGCGAGTGCTGGCGCGATTGGTTGGCCCATTACACCTACGGCCAAACGCGCGACCGCGTGATGTACGCCCACGCGCGCGCGCAAGCCATCCGCCGTCCGCACGAGCTGCCCACCGACGAAGCGCTCATGCACGCCGCGCCCGGCGAGGTCGGTGCGCGCGCATGGAGCGCGACCCCGGCGCCCACCAGCGCCTTTACGCCGCCGCCCAAAACATGGGGCGGGGACGACGCCGGCACCTCCGCGCCCGGCAACGGCAATTGGTCGCTCGCGCCCGCCGCGTCGGTGTCATCGGCACCTGGCCCGGCACCAGGGACACCCGGCGCACCCGCGTCACCTGGCGCACCGGGTGCGGCCGCGGCAACGAGCCCCGAGGCGCCGCCACCCCTCGCCGGGTGCACCGGGGAGTGCGATCGCGGGTGGAGCACCTGCCGCGGCGCGTGCAAGGCCGACGGATGCGAGACGTGCACGAAGACCTACAAGGCGTGCCTCCGCACCTGCGCGAAATAGAGCCCGGCGCGATCCGCACGAACCCGCGCGAAATAAAGCCGGCGCGATCTGCACGCACCTGCGCGAATGAAGCCGGCACGATCCCGCACGCACCTGCGCGAAATAGAGCCCGGCGCGATACGCACGAACCCGCGCGGAGCGCCGCCCGGCGCGGGGGTCAGTGTGCTTCGGCGGCGCGCAGCTTTTGGTAACCGATGATGGATTCGCGGATGATGCGGTTGGCCTCGAAGGGGCCTTGAAAGTCCTCCACGGTGACCGCCTTGTGCTCGAGCAGCTTGTAGTCCTCGAAGAAGCGACGGAGCTCGATCAAGGTGTGGCGGGGCAGCTCGCGGATGTGCGTGTATTCGCAGTACGCCGGATCGTCCAGGTGCACGGCGATGATCTTGTCGTCGAGGCCCTTCTCGTCGCGCATCTGCATGACGCCGATGGCGCGCGCGCGCATGATGCACATGGGCGCCACGGCCTCCTGGCAGAGGACGAGCACGTCGAGGGGATCACCGTCGTCGCAATAGGTGCGCGGGATGAATCCGTAGTTGGCCGGGTAGTGGACGGCGCTGAAGAGGATGCGGTCGACCTTGAGGAGCCCCGTGTCCTTATCGAGCTCGTATTTGACCCGCGAGCCTTGGGGAATTTCGATGAACCCGGGGAAGCCTTCTTCGATGGGCTCGGGGATCGGGATGTCGTGCCAGGGATGACTCATTCCGTTGCTCCAGTGTCGTTCGTGGCGTCTCGACTCGAATCGGTGGGCCTCGGACCGAGGCTCGCGCCGCCTGCATCGATCGAAGGCGGGGCCGGCTCGGCCCTGACCCTCACGTACAAGTAATACTCGCCGCAGGTGTCGTTGCGCACGGTCATGACGGGGGCCTTACCCGCCTTGCCGTGCTCCTCGATGTGGTACTCGGCCAAGTTACCGCCCAGGGGGGCAAAGCGCCGTCGGTCCTCGCCCTCTTTGTTGGGCGCGTTCGGATCGCGCATGACCGCGATTTGGGCCTCGGGCGCATAAATGCGGCGGCCCTCCAAGCCGTGCAACCAAAAACGGTACGTTTGCTTCGCGGGGTAGTGGAGCCAATCGGGCGAGTCCAGCGGCCGGCTCTCCCAGGTGTCCGGCGGGATGAACCTCCCTTCGCCCGGCAGGTTGCCGAAGTCGATGACCGCGGGCTCGTTGCATTGGTCCCCGTAACATCCGGTGCCGCCGGTCAGAAACGCCAAGCTGGTGAGCAGGAACAACCCGCTGCCCAACGTCCCATACGCGAAGAAGCGATGGGGTCTCATTCCGCGCCGGTGTCGCTCGACGCATCGAGGTTCGCGCCGGTGCCTGCGTCGCCCGCATCGGGGGGGCCGGCGTCGGTCACGGGACCGCTCGGATAGGCTTGGACCTCGAACCGCGCATAGTAATCGGCGCACGTGTCGTTTGCGACGACCACCCTCGGGGCTTCGCCAGGAGGGGTCTCCAGGATTTTGACCTCGGCGAGGTTGCCGCCCGCCACGGTGAATTGCGTACCGGGTTGCGGGCCGTTGGGGGATTCGTCCGGGCTGACATAGGTGATGACGCGAAACACCTTGCGCCCTTCGAAGCCGTGCAGGCGAAGGAAATACCTGCGCTTCGGGCTATAACGAAGCCACTTCGCGCTCTGGGCGTGGCTCTCCCAAATATCGGTGGTGACGAGGTGCCCTTCGCCCTCCTTGTCGCCAAATTCCAAGTCGCTGCCCACGCATTGATCGCCGTAGCATCCCGCGGAGCCCGCGACGAGCGCGAGCCCGGCGCCCAGCAGCAACGTGAGCAACGTGCTCCCGAGCGCTCCGAACAGAATGACGCGGCCCGATTTACGCCACCACCTCGGTCGCATCACGCTCCCAAGAGCTCGGCGGCCCGAAGGGCATGGTACGTCAAGATGATGTCGGCGCCGGCGCGGCGGATGGAGGTGAGCACCTCCATCATGGCCCGATCCAAGTCGATCATCTTGGCGGCGGCCGCCGCGTGCAGCATGGCGTACTCGCCCGATACGTTGTAGGCCGCGATCGGGAGGTTGCTGGCGCGGCGCACCTCGCGCAGCACGTCGAGGTAGGGCAGGGCGGGTTTGACCATCAAAATGTCCGCCCCCTCCATCTCGTCCAGCGACGCCTCGCGCAGCGCTTCGCGCGCGTTGCCCGGATCCATCTGGTAGCCGGCGCGGTCACCGAACTTCGGTGCACAGTCGGCCACGTCCCGGAAAGGACCGTAAAAGGCGCTCGCGTACTTCACCGCGTAGCTCATGATCGCCGTCGACTCGAACCCGTCTTGGTCGAGCGCCTGGCGGATGCGCGCCACCCGGCCATCCATCATGTCGCTCGGCGCGATGATGTCGGCGCCCGCGCGCGCGTGCACCTGCGCCATTTTGGCCAGCACGTCGAGGGTCGCGTCGTTGTCGACCTCGAGCTCTCCGGTGTTCTTGCGTTCGCGGAGCACGCCGCAGTGACCGTGGTCGGTGTACTCGTCGACGCAGACGTCGGTCACCACCAGGAGATCGGGGACGGCCGACTTGATCTCCGCCACGGCGCGGGGCACGGGGCCGTCGGGATCGATCGCGCTATCGCCGTTCGGATCCTTCGTCTTGGGGAGCCCGAACAGGATCACCGAGCCGATTCCGCGCTGCGCGATCTCGCGGGCCTGGGCAGCCGCCATCTTGACGGGGAGCTGCAAGACGCCGGGCAGGGACGCTATGGGATTGGGCTCGGACAGGGTCGCGCTGAAGAAGAGCGGGTAAATGAAGTCGCTCGGGCTCAGCGAGGTTTCGCGTACCAGTTTGCGCATGGCCGGCGAGACGCGCAGTCGCCGCGGCCGAATGTCGGGAAAACCCATGGCCATCGTCTACCACGCCATCGGTTTGCGGACAGGCGAAGAAGAAACCCCGTGACGAATTGCTTGTCGGCGCCGGGCGGGCGCGCGAAGGTAGCTCCCCATGGTCGGCCGAGTGGTGTTCGTGGCTTCGCCCGCGGGCGGGCGAGACATGCTGCCTTTGCGCGCTCATGACGCGCTCGCCACCTGCCACGCGGTCGTTCACGATGAGCACGCCGATCCGGAAATTCTGGCCATCGCGCCCGAGGCCGCCGTTCGGATTGCCGCTCAAGCTGGCGAAACCGGCGAAGCCCGCGAAAATGGCGAAACCGGCGAAGCTGGCGAAACCGGCGAAGCTGGCGAAACCGGCGAAGCTGGCGAAACCGGCGAAGCTGGCGAAACCGGCGAAGCTGGCGAAACCGGCGAAGCTCGCGAAACCGGCGAAGCTGGCCAAGCTGCCGGGGACGATCCTGCCACGGCGTGCGTGGCGCTGGCCCGAGAGGGGCGAACGGTTGTGCGGTTGACGCGCTCGGAGGTGCTCTTCGAGGGCGGCGAGGCAGAGGTTCGCGCCGTGGCGCAGGCCAAGGTGCCCTTCGAGGTCGTGCCCAGCGCCCGCCCGGAGACGTCGGTCTCGGCGTTTGCGGGGACGTCGTTCGCCGCCTCGAGCTACGCCGTCTTGCGGGCGCCCGCGGCGGAGGGCCTTTTGCGCTGGGACTGGGCCTCGCTGGCGCATGCCACGGACATGCTGGTGGCGCACGTGACCCGCGCCACCTTGGACGAGGTGGTGACGGCGCTCCTGCAGCACGGGCGCTCGCCCGATACACCGGCCATGGCGTTGACGGATTTGGGCCGCCCGGTGCAGCGCACGCAGGTGGGAACGCTGTCGGACATCGCCACACGCGCCCGCCGGCTCTCCACGGACGCGCGCATCCTGGTGGTGGGCGACGGGGTGGAGCACGGCCGCGCGCTCGCCTGGTTCGATCGGCGGCCGCTGTTCGGCAAGCGGGTGCTGGTCACGCGCACGGCGGAGCAGTCGCGCTCCACGCTTTCGCTGCTTCGCGCGCGCGGTGCGGATGCGATCGCGCATCCCACCATCGAGATTCACCCGCCCCCCGATCCGGGGCCGATGCAGCGTGCGTTGGCGCGTCTCGCAACGGATTATGACTTCGTGGCATTCACCAGTGAAAATGGCGTGGCGTGCGCCTGGGAGGAATTATTACGCCAGGGGCGGGACGCGCGCGCCTTCGGAAACGTGCAGATTGCAGCCATCGGTCCCGGTACGGCGGCGGCGTTGGCTGCCCACGGGCTGAAGGCGGATTGCGTGGCCAAAGAGTTTCGGGGCGAGAGCCTGGCCGAGGCGCTGCAAGAGCTCTGGGCCCGCCGAGCTGGGGGCGGCGCAGCCGGTCGGGCGCCGCGTATTTTGATCGCGCGTGCGCTCGTGGCTCGTGATGCACTTCCGGAAGCGCTGCGGGTGGCCGGGTGGCAGGTCGATGTCGTGGCCCTCTATGAAACGCGCGCCACCGGGCCCGACAAAGTCGCCAACTTGGCCCGAGCGCTCGAAGATGGTGCAATCGATGCCGTGACCTTCACGTCGAAGAGTACGGTCGACAACTTCTGCCTCGCGCTCGGCCCGGAGACCGGCCGTTTGCTCGCGAAGCCGAAGGTCGCCGTCATCGGGCCGATCACGCGCGACGCAGCCGAAGCGCGCGGGATTCGGGTCGACGTGATGGCCTCTCCCTACACCGTCGAGGCCCTCGTCGGCGCCCTTGAGGCGAGCTTCGCGGGCGCGTATTTTCGAGAAGACCCCGTTTGACTTCCCACGCTATCCCCATCTCGCTGAGCTCTCTCATCGTCCAGAGCGAAATCGCGACGATGCGCCAAGTCGAGGAGGCCTTGGCGCGCCAAGTGCTCTACGGCGGCGATTTCGTCACCAACCTGCTCGAGGTGGCGGCGGTCGACGAGGAGAAGCTCACGCGCGCGGCGGCCGAAGCCCATGGCCTTGCGCCCGCGCCCATCGGGGTGCTCCCATCGCCCGAGCGCCGCGCCCGCGCCATGATCCCCGCGGAGCTGGCGTCGCATCGTTCGATTTATCCGCTCTCCGTCGCGGCGGGCGGCGAAGAGCTGGTGGTGGTGGTGGCCGAGCCGCTTCCACCGGCCGAGGAAGAGCAGCTCACCTTTGCGCTGGGGGTGCCGATCGTGCAGCGCATCGCGCCCTTGGTTCGCATTCGGCAAG contains these protein-coding regions:
- a CDS encoding YbjN domain-containing protein translates to MPDVLSPHTPIYADRATGQVFPDARTMVNAYLTQFASRAGTSLDELDDSGYTQVRKGSASVGINVLGDHGVLLLLAPVMAVPKTQRERFYRRLLELSFLTTSDAAFAIDAQKDEVYVRALRRLSGLDYEEFEDLLETVGKVADEWDDVLRKEF
- a CDS encoding leucyl aminopeptidase, coding for MDLRYLPHDLRRIDEANAEVVACAIWQDEVPMRGLAGLLDWRLAGKLSALQRADYLRGEAGEVLCVPGRPRLPFDKVLVFGLGPRPPQGFEEARFRETVLHLLRTLEGLHVPRAVVELPGRADASILPDRAATVVLECVGTSAAHDTWWIVDHADAERHLLERAQEEQRRARRA
- the nusB gene encoding transcription antitermination factor NusB encodes the protein MGARHSGREAALQMLFQIEASGAGAEEAIALYWRNFEGEPEGRAYAEEIVRGVAEKTEALDARIASASKHWRLERMGRVDRNLLRAGTWELENRQDVPRAVILDEAVELAKAYGSESSSSFVNGVLDRIAEELGRKDTDR
- the ribE gene encoding 6,7-dimethyl-8-ribityllumazine synthase, whose protein sequence is MPTLDDARTFVGNLVVPSGARFAIVASRFNDFIVDPLIRGAFDAIVRHGGDAKNVTVVRVPGAWEIPAIVHRLAAKRGFDAIIALSAVIRGSTPHFDYVAGAASNGVGSVAASTGVPVAFGVLTTDSIEQAIERAGTKAGNKGWDAAVSAIEMVSLGRALDEAGL
- the ribB gene encoding 3,4-dihydroxy-2-butanone-4-phosphate synthase; protein product: MSPMLDIDPKLLERVNAAIFAIRTGKMVILTDDEDRENEGDLCMAAEFVTPEAINFMATHGRGLICLTLTEQQIERLELPMMQAPGRGAPPLGTAFTVSVEARHGVTTGISAADRAFTTRLAASPDCRPDDLVTPGHVFPLKARTGGVLVRTGQTEGSVDLARLAGLNPAGVICEIMNDDGTMARMPDLERFGKKHGLIIVTIADLIEYRLQTERLVRRLTEKSILLDATGSTWRAIVYESATDGRQLLALVKGEVATGEAILCRMHSGSLIADTFASTPREGARNLREAFRMIEAEGRGVVVYLPPKGNVELELALHEALSAPPHEKKDDPLRDFGLGAQVLFDLGLHKIRLLTNNPRKIAGIHGYGLEVVESIPLKAMNKVPAPPSSGRLL
- a CDS encoding riboflavin synthase; the encoded protein is MFTGLVEATGQLTRRDRVGPDARLEIKVGDIGEPLVLGESISIDGCCLTVQTILPDGSGFVCDASSETLARTTLGELTLPATINLERATPLGGRMGGHIVTGHIDGTGVLLEREPVGEMSKLTFGYPANLARFIAEKGSICVNGVSLTVNGVGADRFDVMIIPHTAKVTSLGILSPGGKVNLEVDVLARYILRAREVDSHAALTASTKSGT
- a CDS encoding inorganic diphosphatase — protein: MSHPWHDIPIPEPIEEGFPGFIEIPQGSRVKYELDKDTGLLKVDRILFSAVHYPANYGFIPRTYCDDGDPLDVLVLCQEAVAPMCIMRARAIGVMQMRDEKGLDDKIIAVHLDDPAYCEYTHIRELPRHTLIELRRFFEDYKLLEHKAVTVEDFQGPFEANRIIRESIIGYQKLRAAEAH
- the hemB gene encoding porphobilinogen synthase, producing the protein MGFPDIRPRRLRVSPAMRKLVRETSLSPSDFIYPLFFSATLSEPNPIASLPGVLQLPVKMAAAQAREIAQRGIGSVILFGLPKTKDPNGDSAIDPDGPVPRAVAEIKSAVPDLLVVTDVCVDEYTDHGHCGVLRERKNTGELEVDNDATLDVLAKMAQVHARAGADIIAPSDMMDGRVARIRQALDQDGFESTAIMSYAVKYASAFYGPFRDVADCAPKFGDRAGYQMDPGNAREALREASLDEMEGADILMVKPALPYLDVLREVRRASNLPIAAYNVSGEYAMLHAAAAAKMIDLDRAMMEVLTSIRRAGADIILTYHALRAAELLGA
- a CDS encoding uroporphyrinogen-III synthase encodes the protein MLPLRAHDALATCHAVVHDEHADPEILAIAPEAAVRIAAQAGETGEARENGETGEAGETGEAGETGEAGETGEAGETGEAGETGEARETGEAGQAAGDDPATACVALAREGRTVVRLTRSEVLFEGGEAEVRAVAQAKVPFEVVPSARPETSVSAFAGTSFAASSYAVLRAPAAEGLLRWDWASLAHATDMLVAHVTRATLDEVVTALLQHGRSPDTPAMALTDLGRPVQRTQVGTLSDIATRARRLSTDARILVVGDGVEHGRALAWFDRRPLFGKRVLVTRTAEQSRSTLSLLRARGADAIAHPTIEIHPPPDPGPMQRALARLATDYDFVAFTSENGVACAWEELLRQGRDARAFGNVQIAAIGPGTAAALAAHGLKADCVAKEFRGESLAEALQELWARRAGGGAAGRAPRILIARALVARDALPEALRVAGWQVDVVALYETRATGPDKVANLARALEDGAIDAVTFTSKSTVDNFCLALGPETGRLLAKPKVAVIGPITRDAAEARGIRVDVMASPYTVEALVGALEASFAGAYFREDPV